Proteins co-encoded in one Bacillus infantis NRRL B-14911 genomic window:
- a CDS encoding formate/nitrite transporter family protein has protein sequence MAFHSSQQIAEMAVEAGVKKATMRPAHTLILGFLGGAFISLGFLLYIRVVADLPHEWGTFSSLIGGAVFPVGLMLIIIAGGELLTGNMMALPLAVMAKRATFKQLGRNWLLVLVSNFIGSIFVAYFFGHVVGMTETGAFLTKTIAVAGAKIDQAFWPTLISAVGCNWLVCLGIWLAFGADDIGGKILAIWFPIMAFVAIGFQHVVANMFIIPAAIFAGSFTWADYAANFVPVAIGNAIGGGVFVALAYWMVHKDSLQSSMRAKSSIKKAS, from the coding sequence ATGGCATTTCATAGTTCACAGCAGATCGCCGAAATGGCGGTTGAAGCTGGGGTGAAGAAGGCTACCATGCGGCCGGCGCACACACTCATTTTAGGATTTTTAGGTGGAGCTTTTATTTCTTTAGGTTTCTTATTATATATCCGGGTTGTTGCTGACCTGCCGCATGAATGGGGCACTTTCAGCTCGCTTATTGGCGGAGCCGTGTTCCCGGTAGGGTTGATGCTGATCATTATTGCCGGCGGAGAATTGCTGACAGGCAATATGATGGCACTGCCGCTGGCTGTGATGGCGAAGCGCGCGACGTTTAAGCAGCTGGGCAGGAATTGGCTGCTGGTTTTGGTTAGTAATTTTATTGGTTCAATCTTTGTAGCTTATTTCTTTGGACATGTTGTTGGAATGACGGAAACAGGTGCATTCCTGACTAAAACTATAGCAGTTGCGGGAGCAAAAATAGATCAGGCATTCTGGCCGACTCTAATATCCGCTGTTGGCTGTAACTGGCTCGTTTGTTTAGGCATCTGGCTTGCTTTCGGAGCTGATGATATCGGCGGTAAGATTCTTGCGATCTGGTTCCCGATCATGGCATTTGTTGCCATCGGCTTCCAGCACGTTGTAGCCAATATGTTTATCATTCCTGCAGCCATCTTTGCAGGGAGCTTCACATGGGCTGATTATGCTGCAAACTTTGTACCGGTTGCCATTGGAAATGCCATTGGCGGAGGAGTCTTCGTAGCATTGGCTTACTGGATGGTTCATAAAGATTCTCTTCAATCATCTATGAGAGCAAAATCAAGTATTAAGAAAGCCAGCTGA
- a CDS encoding TerD family protein codes for MNSLLQMGANAVLSSPKGTVTVNYEMSNMIDISLTAFLLTDSGKVQGDSGIIFYNQPKSLSGAAALIPSVNVGQTKVHKLEFDMSKLPAGIAKIAITLTEDNHTGFSNVRNLKAEISAGGELIQFVPSVFKNENGIVVLELYVRNGQTKAKSVWRGFDSGLEGLCKLYGVEVEAEEQKQPPAPQAVEKQALKEPAKTQSVPEKKSSLNTLPPISLEKAKGKINLDKGQKPVLIEKTPEITATVSWKTGTDYDIYALVYTKNGRQIDVAMFGAQGTPPLKRFGNGAVEHMGDVGRFSGSTKKEVIKLRLTNDILAVVPVVYSAQSNGTGSFYRYKVSMSIDNHSGTSVTISSKNANNNDTIYTCVPGILHNTDDGVIISPLELYSAPNSEYRPRLVMGASNMVEVLMDQGPINDYK; via the coding sequence ATGAATTCATTGCTTCAGATGGGAGCAAATGCAGTTTTAAGTTCTCCAAAAGGAACTGTTACTGTCAACTACGAAATGTCCAATATGATAGATATTTCCTTAACCGCTTTCCTGCTGACTGATTCAGGCAAGGTACAGGGAGACAGCGGGATCATTTTTTATAATCAGCCGAAAAGTCTGTCTGGAGCCGCTGCTCTTATTCCGTCTGTGAATGTGGGTCAGACAAAGGTACATAAACTTGAGTTTGATATGAGTAAACTGCCTGCAGGGATTGCTAAAATAGCCATCACGCTAACCGAGGATAATCATACCGGCTTTTCCAATGTGAGGAATTTAAAGGCGGAGATCAGTGCGGGCGGGGAATTGATTCAATTTGTCCCATCTGTTTTTAAAAATGAAAACGGAATAGTAGTACTGGAATTGTATGTAAGAAACGGCCAGACAAAGGCAAAATCAGTGTGGCGGGGATTCGATTCAGGCCTTGAAGGTTTATGTAAACTTTACGGTGTTGAGGTTGAAGCTGAGGAGCAAAAACAGCCTCCTGCACCTCAAGCTGTTGAAAAACAAGCTTTAAAAGAACCTGCTAAAACACAATCAGTCCCTGAAAAGAAAAGCAGCTTAAATACTCTGCCGCCGATAAGCCTTGAAAAAGCAAAAGGGAAAATAAATCTCGATAAAGGCCAGAAGCCGGTGTTAATTGAGAAAACACCTGAAATTACGGCGACAGTCTCCTGGAAGACAGGGACGGACTATGATATCTATGCTCTGGTTTATACAAAGAATGGCAGGCAGATAGATGTAGCCATGTTCGGGGCCCAGGGGACACCGCCACTCAAGAGGTTTGGCAATGGAGCAGTAGAGCATATGGGGGATGTGGGAAGATTCAGCGGATCCACAAAGAAAGAAGTCATTAAATTGAGGCTGACCAATGATATTCTGGCAGTGGTGCCTGTTGTATATTCAGCTCAGTCAAATGGAACAGGGTCATTCTACAGATACAAGGTATCCATGAGTATTGATAACCATAGCGGAACTTCTGTTACCATTTCCTCCAAGAATGCGAATAATAATGACACGATCTATACCTGTGTGCCCGGAATACTCCATAATACCGACGATGGAGTGATTATAAGCCCATTAGAGCTTTATAGTGCACCCAACTCTGAGTATAGACCCAGACTAGTAATGGGAGCTTCGAATATGGTAGAGGTTTTGATGGATCAGGGGCCGATTAATGATTATAAGTAG
- a CDS encoding DEAD/DEAH box helicase, translating into MSKSFADYHLSEEIQRALGVLKYESPTEVQSKVIPLAMEKQDLVVKAQTGSGKTASFGIPVCDMVEWEEKSPQALILTPTRELAVQVREDITNIGRFKRIKAVAVYGKEPFTKQKEELKQKTHVVVGTPGRVMDHIDRETLVLDRIQYLIIDEADEMLNRGFIDEVEAIIKELPSDRVTMVFSATLPKDVEALCHEYMKDPVHVEIESTGVTAETIEHLLMEVKQEDKISLLKDITVTENPDSCLIFCRTKEHVDTVYTELDGAGYSSERLHGGLEQEDRFAVMEGFKMGNYRYLVATDVAARGIDIDNVSLVINYDVPMEKESYVHRTGRTGRAGNKGKAITFATPFEEKFLKAIERYIGFEIPVIEAPSQQDVAAGKAAFEEKISGRRVVRNNKTARINQDIMKLHFTGGKKKKIRAVDFVGTIAKIPGVTADDIGIITIHDQMSYVDILNGKGSLVLQAMENATVKGKKLKVSKAIK; encoded by the coding sequence ATGAGTAAAAGTTTTGCGGATTATCATTTAAGCGAAGAAATACAAAGGGCACTGGGTGTGTTAAAATACGAATCTCCAACAGAGGTACAAAGCAAGGTCATTCCATTGGCGATGGAAAAGCAGGATCTTGTGGTGAAGGCTCAAACCGGAAGCGGGAAGACCGCCTCCTTCGGTATTCCTGTCTGCGATATGGTTGAATGGGAAGAAAAAAGCCCGCAGGCTTTGATCCTTACCCCAACAAGGGAGCTCGCCGTTCAGGTTCGTGAAGATATTACGAATATCGGCCGTTTCAAACGCATCAAAGCAGTGGCCGTCTACGGAAAAGAACCTTTTACAAAGCAAAAGGAAGAATTGAAGCAGAAAACGCATGTGGTCGTTGGGACGCCAGGACGGGTTATGGACCATATCGACCGGGAAACGCTCGTCCTGGATCGAATACAGTATCTGATCATCGATGAAGCGGATGAGATGCTTAATAGAGGGTTCATCGATGAAGTGGAAGCCATCATTAAAGAGCTTCCTTCAGACCGGGTGACCATGGTTTTTTCTGCTACCCTGCCTAAAGATGTTGAAGCTCTTTGCCACGAATATATGAAAGACCCTGTTCACGTTGAGATTGAATCAACCGGGGTAACCGCTGAGACGATCGAACATCTCCTAATGGAAGTAAAGCAGGAAGATAAGATTTCGCTCCTTAAAGACATCACAGTTACAGAAAATCCTGACAGCTGCCTCATTTTCTGCCGGACTAAAGAACATGTTGATACAGTGTACACTGAACTGGATGGTGCTGGATATTCCAGTGAGAGGCTCCATGGCGGACTGGAGCAGGAAGACCGGTTTGCGGTTATGGAAGGCTTTAAAATGGGGAACTACCGCTATCTTGTGGCCACCGATGTAGCTGCCAGAGGGATTGATATTGATAATGTGAGCCTTGTCATTAACTATGATGTCCCAATGGAAAAAGAAAGCTATGTGCACCGGACCGGAAGAACCGGCCGCGCCGGAAACAAAGGCAAAGCCATTACGTTTGCCACACCTTTTGAAGAAAAATTCCTTAAAGCGATTGAAAGATACATCGGCTTTGAGATTCCTGTCATAGAAGCACCAAGCCAGCAGGATGTTGCTGCCGGAAAAGCTGCCTTCGAAGAAAAAATCAGCGGCAGGCGGGTCGTCAGAAATAATAAAACAGCCCGAATCAACCAGGATATCATGAAGCTCCACTTTACCGGCGGTAAAAAGAAGAAAATCCGTGCCGTTGATTTTGTCGGAACCATCGCCAAAATCCCTGGAGTCACAGCAGACGATATCGGCATCATCACCATCCATGATCAGATGTCATATGTTGATATTCTGAATGGGAAAGGATCGCTGGTTCTGCAGGCTATGGAGAATGCCACGGTTAAGGGGAAGAAATTGAAGGTCAGTAAGGCGATTAAGTAA